Genomic DNA from Brassica rapa cultivar Chiifu-401-42 chromosome A04, CAAS_Brap_v3.01, whole genome shotgun sequence:
CATGATCAATTTTGAGAGTTTGGACATGTGAGTTATTTTTAATGGCTTGCAATATTCTTAGTCTATCACTGTAGCATTAGAATACTCTTATAACTTTGGATCGTAGGGTTTAAACAAGTACATAAACCAACTATTTCAAGATTTGATATGTAGTCACAGTTGATTAAGAGGCATATAAAAATGGTCAATCTCtctttattacattttttacaCAATCTATAGTAATATCTTAGGTTAGCTAACTTTAGTTAGTCATGTTTTCCGAAGACGGATCTGATGGTAAAGATGAGACACTTCCATCTTTTCAATCAGTTGTGGAAGATGAAAATGAAGATAAAGATGAAAGTGATGAAGAATTATGTTTGGTTATAGTATTTAACTTATGGAATTTTAATTTTCCGTTTtactttgaattttattttggtgGTTACTTTTGCTTATTTTGGATTGATTttgatttgatatttattttttgagcTTCTCTTTCGTAGTTAGGATAACATGTTTGGTACAATGTTGAAGTAGATATCTAAATTTGATATTTGGTAACAAATAGGGGTTTCTgttaatgtttaaaaaaaatataactaagTTGCCAGTGGTGCAATTGAGATTATACTGTTTAAGTAGTCTATACATTATTGGGATTACGGTTGTCCAGTTCAAATAAAGCAAATATAGATACTTATAATGTCTTCCAATTAATATTGTTGAAGTAGTTGGAGAGGAGTgtcttttatcttttgtttatttttcgtaaagctttatatataataatatatgtgatATGTTTTGCAAAGTTTAGATTACATATCTTGTTTATCTACTACAATAAAGTCTAAATGAATTTCATTGAAATATTCTAGATAGATACACCAAAAATGATAGACAATATTTGAAATCCAAACTTTAACCACATATCAACATGAATAATAAGTTACCAGCCCACAAGGCTCCAAAAAACTAATCCACAATAGACTGGAGTATTTAGACACAAACAAACCTATTTGAATAGGAAGGAACCGAAACTGAAACTTTTTTCTTCACCAGCTATGGTAACTCAAGTACTAAAAGTAATCTTGTCAGATTTGGGTAACTGGATCGAGTTGTGTAAGAGAATCTCATATCTAACactccattttttactccaaagTGTAGTAACTTCAAAAATAGAGTGAAAAGTGGAATAAGgaacaaacaataaaataattactaaatttatggagtaaatccatgtttactctattatagagtgaaaaataaagtGGTGTTTAAGTATTTCTTACTCTAAACTTTATTTTGAGTAAATTATGAGTTGTGTTAGAGATATAAATCAGAATATTTGGGTTTAAATTAGAATAACCTTAAGTATTTAATCAAAATGGTTTGTGTAACtttaaataaaagtaaaaagcAGAATGATGTTTGGACTTTATTCTATTATAGACCAAATCGTCAAAAATTAATCTTTCAAAacctattttattttacaagGACCAATAACTAGAAAATTACTATAGTACCCTTAATGAAAGAACAATATAAGCCTTTCGATTATATTTTCTCTGTTTAAATCAGAACCGTTGGATCATAAAAAGAAGGGACTATGAtgtttacgaaaatgccattaaTGAAATATCAACCATAACCATCGGATCATCTTATTTACGATTTAATCTTGGCCACACGATTTCATCcatctctccttctctctcttctctcttaatctcAACCGCATAATCATTTTTTCCTTCTTCAGTTAGAGCCAAACGATCTTGCTTATCTCATTCTTTCATTCGACTAGGTACAATTAGTTATCTCGTACAACTAAACATATTAAGAAATTGTATAATTGGTAAAACTGAtatataaatgttatatttCAGGTACAACATGCGTCTACAATAATTGACATGACTAGTAAATAATGGTTTACATATGATATAAACAAGCATATTAACCATATTATTATGAATCGAACATATTTTTACAAAGCTATGATGTGAAAATATTGGTACAACCCCTAAAACTAGACATATAAACAATTGGTatacttttttattatatattagatGAGCATTACTCGTACAGCTAGTACAACTTTGATATTTCATAAATTGATAAAACTAATTTAGTATTACATATgtgaaaaataatcaaatatctCAATTGCTATGTACTCATAAAGTTTCTCTTAAtttatttgaagttttgaaaaaaaaaactgaaaattgttACACAACTCCATAAGTTTATATGATAtaacttataattttaatgtttgTTAACTTGTTTGTCAAAATAATTTTTGGAAAACGTACATGATATGTATCTTTACGAAATTTATGATTTCATTGTAATCGGGCAAAGTCTTGTAAACATAAATAAGTGGTACCATGAAGGTAACTGTATTTATTATGTAGtacaactaatattttttttattacactaCAAAGTACAATTATGCACACACTAGTACAACAcaaaaactagtacaactatgtaCAACCAGTACAACTCGAAAACTGGTACAACtacttgttattttatttagtatGGTTTTAAATGTGCATCACATTTTAAATGTGTATCATATTTTAAGTCAAGTACTGGTACCAatcatatatatcataatcactTGTCATTATTTGGTTATgcaaatatttttgtaaattaaaagtCACTACAAAAAAAGAGGGCTATTGTGACAAAATTTTGAGACAAattgtttttgtcacaaatttgTGACATTCTAGTGACATTAATGTGACTAAAATTTTCAGTCATATTATAGTAACTGTTTAGTCACAATATTGTGACAATCTAAGTGGTAGTTAATTTTCGTCACAAACTGTGACATTCTAGAGACATTAATGTGACAAAAAATTTTTAGTCATAAAATAGTAACTGTTTAGTCATAATATTGTAACGATCTAAGCCGTTGTTAATTTTCGTCAGAATTAGTAACATAAATATGCCGAAAAGAGATTTCGTAAGAATCGTGACataataataactttttaacCGTTAATGTGTGAATTTTTGGCAGAACAGAGAGTTTCAAATTGTGGCGAAAGAAAAACTAAATCTTAGTTACTAATTGGTATAAACCAATGCATATTAAACTGTTGTAAATATGAGAAGCAAGTTGGAGGTTTACTAAACTActaacatttatttatttatttcttctaATTGGTGTTATGAATATAATAAAGAGataaattatgcaaacatttatatattttggtcTCGTAATCATGCTACATTTAAGAAATTTTGCAAAAAATTTGATTTCAGTGCAATGTAACATTAAAGTAATGATCCAGTTGTTCACACTGATTCTTTGTACAAGTATACGTGTGCaactaaaactataaaatattaatctagttttttttttgtcaacaatattGATCTAGTTAAAGTTAGAATTTTCTGTGTGAAGAAAAGAGTGGATATATTGTTTTAAGAGATATAAATATTCATTGTCGTTTATGTAatatagttatataaaattaaatggaAGTGTTAGCGAACCTATGTTATggaaatgaaataaataaaatggcaATGGAGAGATAGAAATTTTGTGATGCCAAGTTAAAGAAGGATTATGTTTGTAtgggaatttaaaaaaaaaattaattcttACTGGAATTTTtagccctttctcaaaaaaaattccagtAGAGAAACAGTTTTCAATTTTAGGAAAGTATAAAATTTAGTAGTTGAAGAAAGACGGACAAAGTAAGCACATACCGTCATTACTCTTCGGTCATTGGTATCCAAAGATTATCGGTCATTACTCATTAGTAcccaaatatttaattttagaaaggagtataagaaattaattagaGAATCAAAGTAGAGCGATAAATCCCGGTAAAAAAGCATTAAAATCCGGGTTGTTACCGTAATAGGCACCAAACGTTATTACTCATTAGTACGTATCCAAAGATTTAATcgaatacaatatatataaatacacaaGTTAACAACTTACTCTCTCCCTCATTCACAAGTTTACCTAAAAACCTAAGCCGTCTCTTTTTTGGTTTCTAAATTTTCACAATCACTAATTTCAGTTGCATTACGTATGGTTAATCTTCTGTAGGAGGTGTATATTTCAATCAGTTATTTAAACTGCTTGTTGTATTgaatctcaattttttttggcACTTGTAGATGCATCTTCAAATCATGGGTGTGCGCCTTTATGAGAGATGATCAATTACCCAGCCTATCGATGTTGGAAGACCTTTTTCTCTGTGCAGAATTTGCAGAGTGACGATAATAGTGTTGATGTAATCCGATTGGAACAGATCGTCAACCTCCCAAGATGGCCGGTTTACAAGATCGAGACTCTGTTAATAAGGCCGGTGCGGAAATAACACTACAAGATTTGATGAATCTATTCATTTGTTTTCCTCTGCTTCTGGGATTTTCTTCTTCGTTTAGTTTATTCTTTCTGATATTGTTTAACAGACTCTTGTTCGATGTATAATGTAttataataatctttttttttttgaaaattgtattATAATAATCTTGACATatctatataaatttttgtgtatgtttttcttttaatagtaaTTTCCTAATTGTGTAGTTCTAatgaaaattgtataaataataCTAATACGGAGCTaacatatttaataaaaaaatattaacagtTTATATACGTCAAATTAGTAGCTATTTAAATGTGACAAAGTTTTAGTAATAGGGAAACCAAAATGACCGAATTGACAAATTGTAATAATACTAATAATTTGAGTGACGGATTCAAGACTTTTTTTTAGTATGTAAGTGTAACGAATTGATGACAAAGCTGTAGTCACTATTTAGGAAAATTAGTAACTAAGTTTTGTTGCAATTAATTACAAAATGGAGACATTTTAGTCGTCACCAAAGCCAACGTTTTTAAGACCAGATTTTTAGTCAATAATTGTGACGGTtttgttacttttatttttgtcaCTTTTACTGACAAACTAGCTACTAGAATTATTTGTTACAAACTACGACGTCTTTTGTTACCGCATAAATTTGTGACGACATTATTGCGACTATTCATAAATGGTAACAATTCTGTCACAATGGTTATATTGTTACGGAATTATGTTTATTGTGACTAAAAAATTTGtcacaatataaatattttcttgtagtgagtgTTATGAGATACTGAGTGGACCTTGTTAATTTGAAAAACATAAGAATACAAAGTTGTTTGAAATCCTTTATGGAAATACAGAAAACATTGATATGACATCTTCTTACATCAAAAAATGCAAGTtacatcatatattttatttatatgtggTTACACTTGGTCTATCTCTTATCTTACTTTTATGTCCATGTGAAGAAAATAGACTTTTGGGACAGAAACCCACCACTCAATGCTAAAACACACTACTCTTAAGTATTGCTACAATTAATCTACTAATACTACTACTATAGTTAAACCAGTTGGACTATTATTGTTGTAGTTCAAACACCAAACATGTATCCTTTTCAACTCATTATggcttttatattatattttggagtaTACTCTTCTAATCCTCTTCTAGTGCAACTTTTTCCGGTTTGGCAGTTGACTTCTTTGGTTTCGAGAGCAAAAAAAACTGACAATGAATTTTTATCGTAAAtagtaaaacaaataaatatccaaataaatattatataaaataaaattttgacatattttgaaaaatctgTATAATAGAAGATTAGAACAACTTTTTCATTGGTTACATCATAACATCATTCACACACCGAAAATAAAAAGCTAATATAACCATATTAATGGTAAATTTGTATTAGTTATACATGTTCTAGTTGTTCTAATTATACTAGGTATATTTGTTGTAGTTGTAATAGTTATGCATGTTCTAATTatactagttatactagtttTAGTTGTACTAGTAATATTTTTCGTTCTTCATTGTCgaaaattttgtatattgaAGATGAGTTTCGGTTTTATATGACAGTATTGAGAATGATAAGGAATTGATCGATTTGCGATAATGAAATTTCGAAAGGGTTGAAGAATTTTTTCGATTTTGATTTGGATAATGAGATTGagaaattttgataaaaattaaaaatataaaatttgggTTCTTAAGGTTTTGAATCAGGATTGATTATGGAATAGGTGAATGTGTGACACGAAATTGGAATTGGGGATGAGATTGAAGATGGTTATGCTTGATTAGTgatgagagagagatgagaaacaGAGATCGTGGTTGGTTATGGAAATGGAAGGAAATGTTGATGAGAAGGGAATTGAGGATCTAGGGTTATTAGAACAAGGATCGGATTCTCATGTAGAGTTGGGCTAATTGTAAGTGAGTGGGTAAGTAATGATGTTGATTTTTAGGTTTCTTAGTCTTTTCCCCATAATTTcgatttagttttaatttatttaaaaataaaaatataagggGTGTTTTCCAGAATTCTTTTTGTGGCCATGTGGTCTCTACACCAGCATTTCACTCGAATCCAAGATTGTTTCTGTAGCTAACTGGGGTCGGATTCGGGTAGCTATAAAAACTGTGTTGAATTTGGTAATACAAAAAATATGGGGTTAATTTAGAgagtaaataatttatttataactatttaggtaagaataaaataaaggTGAAAGTATAGGGATGGTTTCCGAAACCAATTAGTTATCCTGGTTTTAATTTCAACCAAAAACCTATGGATCAAAAGGTAGAAGAAGACAAAACATACCAAGAGAGAATCGTTCCAGGAAAGAAATCATTTTGCACTTTTCCGACCAAACTTAGAGAACCTTGCAATCGATTAATTAGTCAACAGATTCTCATTGAATTTTTCTCCGTGCTTCTGGATTTTCTCAAGCCTCTTATCTCAAAAGGTGCTCTTCGATTCCTCTgttttttcattgttttctttaacaaaaaatgtttttgatgaTCAAGAGGATCGGTTCCAAAAAAAACCCTTTTGTTCTTAAGCTAAATGATCAGCTCATAATCCCATATCGGATTGATTCTGATGATcgaatataaaaataatgaatCTTTACCCTCAAACCACGGCAGAGTTCTCATTTAATAATTTGTTATAGCTGTTCcaattgattcattttaaaaaaaaaatctgtttctCTTACAGGACAAGTGAGAGGGAgaggttctgttttttttttttttttttttgcgggaGGCAGAGAGACATCTTCTGTGGAATTAGCTTCTCTCTCATTATAAATTTGCTTCTGTTTGCTTGGAAACATGGGAGCTCTCTGTTGCTGCTTTCAAGTTGATCTCTTTGAGAGCTATGCGAATCCAAACACTTCAATGTCTAGGAACTGTCCCTGCCTTAACTGCTTCCTCCAGAGTTTCATGGGTTTGGTatgttcttcttctccttgtATTGTATTACTTGTAATTCAAATGAAAGTTTACTTATTGCTGTATGCACCTGTTTTTTGCAGTATGCATCGATATTTAACAGAGGTGGAATGCATCCAATACCTTCAACTGTGGAGGCTGCCACAGTGATGAGTTCCACAACTTCATTTGATGACTCATCTCTCTCTGATGTCTATCACTCTCCTCCGAGGCCGTTGCCTTACGATGCTGATCCTAGGTACTTCCGTTTTGCTAAGGGATCAAGCCATTCGGGGGAAGAAGCAGAACCGTTAAGAGGTGATACTGAAATGAGCTCTGAAGTTTCTGGAGGTGGAGCCAAACGGAACAAGTCTGGTTACGAAGATGGTTCGAAAGAAGCGTATTCAAAAGGTTCACCCACCGATGAAAAGTCGAAGTTACAGCTTTCTTACGCAGATTCGGATGATGAGGATATCTGCCCAACTTGCCTTGATGGTACATTAGTAGTTTCTTTGAATTCACTTTATATGTTTCTCTTGATACTTTATTACCTCATGAGGAAGAGTATAAAGAGATGCATTCTTAGGATAGCTTTTTGTCAAATAATGAGGTCGAAACTGTGTCGATACTCTCTAGAGGCCACATAAGAACGTATTGCAACCTTTAGTTGATTCTTGTGATTTCATGTAACTTATCTTGAAGCAGAGGTTGCTAGTACTTTGAGGTAATATTTGGTTATCACTAATCTTCCATTTCGTGATGTGCAGATTACACGCCAGAGAATCCAAAGATTATCACCAAATGCTCTCACCATTTTCACCTTAGCTGTATTTATGAATGGATGGAGAGAAGTGAAACCTGCCCCGTCTGTGGAAAGGTATCTTGTTGCTTTCTAAAATGTTTCAAAACTTAAGGTTTGGTGGAATGTGCCATCAGTCTCCTTCATAGATATTAAATTAGATCAAATCGTGTAGAATTTAACAGCAGTCATATAGAATTAATCATCCTTTCTTACCTACCCAATTTGCAATCTAATTATTGCAGGTGATGGCATTTGATGAAACTGGCTAAGAGAATAAAAAGAGGCAGTGAGTCTTTGCATGATAAAATAATACAGAGAGAAATCACTTGTACATATAAATCTTCTGTGAAATTGTGTATATCCAGATGCGTTTTACAGTTAATATGAGATGTTGATTGCTCTTGATTTTTATAGAATCATTATCTATATACATTTTATCTTCAATAAGATTATTGGAATGGAAAAAAGGTTGAATCGTTGACTATTTTGTAACTTTTGAACTTCTTATTTTATagccagaagaagaagaatgttcTTTGAGATTAATTTCTCTGAATCACTAGACAAATCAAAAGCTCAGGTACAGAACAGACATAATCTCCATGGACATAAAACTTCTGCCACTCCTAAGCTCCAATGTTTTGTGTGTTTAACTGGAGGCCGCTTCAATCGCACTCTGGTATGTCTCAAGCGGTTGTGTACCACTTAGTTTCACCTTCCCCTTGATCTGAGTAAACACTGCAAAGTAGAGACACACGACTTTAGAGACTAAAGGGACCATGCATTGAAAATAAAGTTCTGGTTAAAGTCTTGTGTCTCTACTTTGCATGATCTTACAGTAGCAATAAATCTGCAGCCCATTAACTTGCAGTTTAATGTTGAACTCCCGTGATATGCCGCGAATACTTATCGatcttttcttttatattcaCAACCCAGAAAGATCAGCAAGTATAATTTAACATATAAGGATACTTAAAGCTAACTCATCACCAGCACTACTAAATCAAAAACTCAGCAAAACGTTTTATATAGTGCGCAAAAGCAAAAACTGTGTATATGCAATGCATGTCCTCGATGTACTTTGGAGCCACAAACATTTTAAAGaaaatcttaataatttttttacaatttgGGGACCATGCAATTGCAACCTAGGTATATTAGCCATTAAGAAATTGGAGGGCAAGGCTTTTCCCAGAACCGACTATTCTAGTAACCCATACACAACTCTTCAACAAGGTTTTGTTGTTTATCCAGCGCTTGTTTCCCTATGATGTATACTGTAGAAGTCTATGAATATCCATAGTGTTGCCTCTGCTCTTATCAACCAAATATTTGGATACAGAAGAAacctcttttgttttttataagtACGTGAATTTCATTTAATAGTGAGAGAGTTGCTtaatataaactagattttatatttttcattttatgaatgtatacttttgatttattataaatattttaagtatataattttaattttagtgttatatattgtgaatataaaTCTATTATATTAGTAAATTGTATACATGGTAGCAtccattatattattttagtaaattttattgatataaaatattttttggatgttatgatattaagttttctttatttttgttattaaattaagactttaaaatattagattactttaatttttatagcatagtttgttttttcctgttacatttcaagaagttattctttattatctatgattataccttttgaaaaaattaaaacattatcattttaagtttgtatacttatttttaaaattttatattttgtcaaaagTGTTTGGAAAATTACACAACTATATTTGAAGAGGGAGATTATACGATTttcaaaattgttttgttactaaattaatacattattttatataaataattttaatttcggtaagatttttatatatctctcagaatatttttataattaatatatatattaaatttataattaaaatttgatttgtcattaatattttgaatgaattattaaaatttcatagttgtctaataacatatttttaaataatatatgaactaaaggttagttataaactattatattttgtatattattttttttaaacaatatactgttgagagtttcaaaataaaaaaataaaataacatgtagttatagatataaaagtttaacctatgttaatcaatttatgtttataaatttatttttctaaaaaatataatatagtttacgaattttaacacattttaatgatgagtgataatttatttaaatgaaactattttaaaaataaaatagataaatttaaaaataaaatagataaatttaaaaataaaatagataaatttactcatatttaattcatataatacttctattttaatataatacataatataattaaaaaaaatataaaaatagtattgaattttatattcttgttttataataaagttttaattaacattgaattataaagttatattagtatttacgaaattaattaagtgttattttataaaaatatttagaaagttggtaggattttgttagattctttctcaacataatttgttatacttaaaaataaatttatatttatatttgctttattattaatgtaaataatgaaatatgtcatattaagtAGTTTTTTAGATGGTCCTTGTATGACTTgttaatagtagataaaaattggactctgttttaatagattagatgtttAAACatgataactagattttgaccaaCGCTTAGAAAGCACATGTTTTTTTTCACTTATTGAtccataattaatttaaaactacTACTATTTTTTTAGTCTTAACAATTGAGTTATtatgtttttatcattttttcaaTGTTTgctttttcgaaatagatttaATGAAATGTATTAATATTCAATATTGAAGAACAATATATTCTCATTATTGAAATGTAGTAACAATATGGGTTATCGATTTTAAATCAAAAATGAGTTTCTCTTTTCATATAtctttatcatatttttaactATCACACTACACTATTTTATCCCTATTCGATTTAGATGCTAATACTATTTTTGACCCGTTCTTTCAAAGTGAAGAGATATTTTTGTTGGCCAGTTTGATAAAATTTGCAtgagtttataaatttttattataaaacaaagaacTTAAATGTTGTTCATTTATAATGTTTGAGTTTCATGCATTGTTTTTATATCCGACCCAGACCTATGGTCAAACTAGTAGATCCA
This window encodes:
- the LOC103863812 gene encoding E3 ubiquitin-protein ligase At3g02290 gives rise to the protein MGALCCCFQVDLFESYANPNTSMSRNCPCLNCFLQSFMGLYASIFNRGGMHPIPSTVEAATVMSSTTSFDDSSLSDVYHSPPRPLPYDADPRYFRFAKGSSHSGEEAEPLRGDTEMSSEVSGGGAKRNKSGYEDGSKEAYSKGSPTDEKSKLQLSYADSDDEDICPTCLDDYTPENPKIITKCSHHFHLSCIYEWMERSETCPVCGKVMAFDETG